The window TTTGATACAGATTATATGATTAATTGGCTCTGATGTAATCTACCTTTGTAAAAACTGTTGCTTAATAACCATCACATGAACAAAAATCATCCAAATGTAATAAAGAACACTCAGAATTTCAAAGTAGAGAAAACCACAATGCTGAAGAAACAATGATTCGAGACTTAAGAACGTGTGCTGTGAATATCCAAATCATGCAGCTAAATCCTTCATCACATCATCGTTGCTACTACCATCCTTGATCCCCATCTTCATCTGCTCAGCCACAAAGCACTTAGTGATCACAttacaaaacaaataaacaaacttAACCGAGTCACGTGCCGGCACAGGATACGTAATCTTCTCAAAGAACTCCAACGGCACGTTCGGATCAACAATCGCCACAACAGGAATCTGAAGCTTCGCGGCCTCGAGTATCACCGAGCTCTTCCTCTCGGTATCAAACACAACGACGCAATCAGGCATCGTCGTCGGCCCAAAGCAAAGCTTCTTGTGCCTCGACCGAAACTTCTTGGGACTGTAACTGTTCGTCAGAAACCCTCCCATCTTCCACAGATTCATCGAGCGGTTGTGGTTGTACGCGTCGCCCTGGATGCGGCGGGAAGTGAGCTCGACGATCTCGTCGAAGAGAGGGTTGGTGTTGACGAAGTAGATGTTCCCTCTCATGTGCGCGAGGTTGGCGACGAA of the Brassica rapa cultivar Chiifu-401-42 chromosome A03, CAAS_Brap_v3.01, whole genome shotgun sequence genome contains:
- the LOC103859006 gene encoding ribosomal protein S2, mitochondrial, with the protein product MTLHAAVIQKLLNTGSHLGRRAAEHHFKQYAYGTRNGMTIIDSDKTLICLRSAASFVANLAHMRGNIYFVNTNPLFDEIVELTSRRIQGDAYNHNRSMNLWKMGGFLTNSYSPKKFRSRHKKLCFGPTTMPDCVVVFDTERKSSVILEAAKLQIPVVAIVDPNVPLEFFEKITYPVPARDSVKFVYLFCNVITKCFVAEQMKMGIKDGSSNDDVMKDLAA